In Musa acuminata AAA Group cultivar baxijiao chromosome BXJ2-10, Cavendish_Baxijiao_AAA, whole genome shotgun sequence, a genomic segment contains:
- the LOC103969902 gene encoding ABC transporter G family member 1-like isoform X4 has product MASPSSVPRWTPSPSPGRPRAIADDGFSSGGDDVIFPFGDIPTPPPLVNRSPRHDVQHVTEEVGNGSLVGHGVFRDAGESKQGVFLTWENLWVSASDRKGRRASILRGITGYARPGEVLAIMGPSGCGKSTLLDALAGRLGSGVSQKGEILINAQKQKLAFGASAYVTQEDVLMTTLTVREAVYYSAQLQLPDSMTRSEKRERAEATMREMGLEDAADTRIGGWAFKGISGGQKRRVSICIELLTRPQLLYLDEPTSGLDSAASYHVMSRIARLARREIMTVVAAVHQPSSEVFDLFHGLCLLAYGETVFFGPASTANEFFAVHAFPCPPLTNPSDHYLRTINKDFDTDLEQDPESKTRTSTAEAIEILVKSYSSSDTLQRVTREIAGIHDLVIEMLIKPGSCPICGACELHGFCLQGGASVKRRNQASFLVQTLVLTRRSFVNMYRDLGYYWLRFAIYIALCLCVGTIYFDVGHGFGSIQVMSTPRQACLRTYKLMVIPSYMLQAKGSMLMFTAAFLTFMAIGGFPSFVEDMKVGSNPSSTSHSALRSQCSHLVLLGFKQDLWKRKTERALRRDCLHRCEHALRHPVLGSHLRDPGGHGLLLGRPAEGGGPLHLLRSRAVHVHDAGGGVDDDGGERRPGLSHGHYYRGRNPRRNDAQRGLLPGPVWRYPMYYVAFHKYANQGFYKNEFLGLTFPNEQARGPPTVTGE; this is encoded by the exons ATGGCTTCCCCTTCGAGCGTGCCCAGATGGACTCCAAGTCCAAGCCCAGGCCGGCCGCGAGCCATCGCCGACGATGGCTTCAGCTCCGGCGGCGACGATGTCATCTTTCCGTTCGGTGACATTCCCACTCCACCACCTCTGGTGAACCGGAGTCCTCGTCACGACGTCCAGCACGTAACAGAGGAGGTAGGAAACGGAAGCCTTGTGGGCCACGGGGTTTTCCGTGACGCCGGCGAGAGCAAACAAGGCGTTTTCCTCACCTGGGAAAATCTGTGGGTATCGGCGTCGGATCGCAAAGGGAGGCGTGCTTCGATCCTTCGTGGGATCACTGGGTACGCCCGTCCTGGCGAGGTCTTGGCCATAATGGGACCTTCCGGTTGCGGCAAGTCCACCCTTCTCGATGCATTAGCAG GACGATTGGGATCTGGAGTGAGTCAAAAAGGAGAAATCTTGATCAATGCCCAGAAGCAGAAACTCGCCTTCGGGGCCTCG GCTTATGTCACCCAAGAAGATGTGCTCATGACCACGCTAACGGTACGAGAGGCCGTGTACTACTCGGCGCAGCTGCAGCTGCCGGACTCCATGACGAGGTCCGAGAAGAGGGAGAGAGCGGAGGCGACGATGCGGGAGATGGGGCTGGAAGACGCCGCGGACACGAGAATCGGAGGATGGGCCTTCAAGGGCATCAGCGGCGGCCAGAAGAGGAGAGTCAGCATCTGCATCGAGCTCCTGACGCGCCCTCAGCTGCTGTACCTCGACGAGCCCACGAGCGGGCTCGATAGCGCTGCGTCGTACCATGTCATGAGCCGCATCGCGAGGCTCGCTCGACGCGAGATTATGACGGTGGTGGCGGCCGTTCACCAGCCGAGCAGCGAGGTGTTCGACCTCTTCCATGGCCTCTGCCTCCTGGCCTACGGCGAGACCGTCTTCTTCGGCCCAGCTTCCACTGCTAATGAG TTCTTTGCTGTGCACGCCTTCCCCTGTCCTCCGCTGACAAATCCTTCCGATCACTATCTTAGGACGATCAACAAAGATTTCGACACG GATCTCGAACAAGATCCTGAGTCCAAGACAAGAACCAGCACTGCCGAAGCAATCGAGATCCTCGTGAAGTCTTACAGCTCTTCGGATACCCTGCAGCGTGTCACACGAGAAATAGCGGGGATACATGATTTGGTAATCGAAATGTTGATTAAACCTGGTTCATGTCCGATTTGCGGAGCATGTGAACTCCATGGCTTTTGCTTGCAGGGAGGAGCCTCGGTGAAGAGGAGGAACCAAGCGAGCTTCCTCGTTCAAACGCTTGTGCTCACGAGACGATCCTTCGTGAACATGTACAGGGACTTGGGCTACTACTGGCTGCGATTTGCCATCTACATCGCGCTTTGCCTCTGCGTGGGCAcaatttactttgatgttggccaCGGTTTTGGCTCGATTCAAGTAATGTCCACTCCTCGACAAGCGTGTTTAAGAACCTATAAGCTCATGGTCATTCCCTCGTACATGTTGCAGGCGAAAGGGTCCATGCTCATGTTCACAGCTGCTTTCCTAACCTTCATGGCGATTGGAGGCTTCCCCTCTTTCGTAGAAGACATGAAGGTTGGTTCAAATCCTTCCTCCACAAGCCACTCAGCCTTGAGATCACAGTGCTCACACTTGGTTCTTTTGGGATTCAAACAAGATCTTTGGAAGAGAAAGACTGAACGGGCACTACGGCGTGACTGCCTTCACCGTTGCGAACACGCTCTCCGCCACCCCGTACTTGGCTCTCATCTCCGTGATCCCGGGGGCCATGGCCTACTACTTGGTCGGCCTGCAGAGGGGGGCGGGCCACTTCATCTACTTCGCTCTCGTGCTGTTCATGTGCATGATGCTGGTGGAGGGGTTGATGATGATGGTGGCGAGCGTCGTCCCGGACTTTCTCATGGGCATTATTACCGGGGCAGGAATCCAAGGCGTAATGATGCTCAACGGGGGCTTCTGCCCGGCCCGGTATGGCGCTACCCCATGTACTACGTTGCCTTCCACAAGTACGCCAACCAGGGATTCTACAAGAACGAGTTCTTGGGGTTGACCTTTCCCAATGAGCAAGCCAGAGGGCCGCCCACCGTCACCGGAGAATAG
- the LOC103969902 gene encoding ABC transporter G family member 1-like isoform X2 has product MASPSSVPRWTPSPSPGRPRAIADDGFSSGGDDVIFPFGDIPTPPPLVNRSPRHDVQHVTEEVGNGSLVGHGVFRDAGESKQGVFLTWENLWVSASDRKGRRASILRGITGYARPGEVLAIMGPSGCGKSTLLDALAGRLGSGVSQKGEILINAQKQKLAFGASVQSFNRSLMFFVLPSQFLDHSGEVLFLPQAYVTQEDVLMTTLTVREAVYYSAQLQLPDSMTRSEKRERAEATMREMGLEDAADTRIGGWAFKGISGGQKRRVSICIELLTRPQLLYLDEPTSGLDSAASYHVMSRIARLARREIMTVVAAVHQPSSEVFDLFHGLCLLAYGETVFFGPASTANEFFAVHAFPCPPLTNPSDHYLRTINKDFDTDLEQDPESKTRTSTAEAIEILVKSYSSSDTLQRVTREIAGIHDLVIEMLIKPGSCPICGACELHGFCLQGGASVKRRNQASFLVQTLVLTRRSFVNMYRDLGYYWLRFAIYIALCLCVGTIYFDVGHGFGSIQAKGSMLMFTAAFLTFMAIGGFPSFVEDMKVGSNPSSTSHSALRSQCSHLVLLGFKQDLWKRKTERALRRDCLHRCEHALRHPVLGSHLRDPGGHGLLLGRPAEGGGPLHLLRSRAVHVHDAGGGVDDDGGERRPGLSHGHYYRGRNPRRNDAQRGLLPGPVWRYPMYYVAFHKYANQGFYKNEFLGLTFPNEQARGPPTVTGE; this is encoded by the exons ATGGCTTCCCCTTCGAGCGTGCCCAGATGGACTCCAAGTCCAAGCCCAGGCCGGCCGCGAGCCATCGCCGACGATGGCTTCAGCTCCGGCGGCGACGATGTCATCTTTCCGTTCGGTGACATTCCCACTCCACCACCTCTGGTGAACCGGAGTCCTCGTCACGACGTCCAGCACGTAACAGAGGAGGTAGGAAACGGAAGCCTTGTGGGCCACGGGGTTTTCCGTGACGCCGGCGAGAGCAAACAAGGCGTTTTCCTCACCTGGGAAAATCTGTGGGTATCGGCGTCGGATCGCAAAGGGAGGCGTGCTTCGATCCTTCGTGGGATCACTGGGTACGCCCGTCCTGGCGAGGTCTTGGCCATAATGGGACCTTCCGGTTGCGGCAAGTCCACCCTTCTCGATGCATTAGCAG GACGATTGGGATCTGGAGTGAGTCAAAAAGGAGAAATCTTGATCAATGCCCAGAAGCAGAAACTCGCCTTCGGGGCCTCGGTACAGAGCTTTAATCGAAGCCTTATGTTCTTTGTTCTTCCATCTCAGTTCTTAGACCATTCCGGTGAAGTGCTGTTCCTCCCTCAGGCTTATGTCACCCAAGAAGATGTGCTCATGACCACGCTAACGGTACGAGAGGCCGTGTACTACTCGGCGCAGCTGCAGCTGCCGGACTCCATGACGAGGTCCGAGAAGAGGGAGAGAGCGGAGGCGACGATGCGGGAGATGGGGCTGGAAGACGCCGCGGACACGAGAATCGGAGGATGGGCCTTCAAGGGCATCAGCGGCGGCCAGAAGAGGAGAGTCAGCATCTGCATCGAGCTCCTGACGCGCCCTCAGCTGCTGTACCTCGACGAGCCCACGAGCGGGCTCGATAGCGCTGCGTCGTACCATGTCATGAGCCGCATCGCGAGGCTCGCTCGACGCGAGATTATGACGGTGGTGGCGGCCGTTCACCAGCCGAGCAGCGAGGTGTTCGACCTCTTCCATGGCCTCTGCCTCCTGGCCTACGGCGAGACCGTCTTCTTCGGCCCAGCTTCCACTGCTAATGAG TTCTTTGCTGTGCACGCCTTCCCCTGTCCTCCGCTGACAAATCCTTCCGATCACTATCTTAGGACGATCAACAAAGATTTCGACACG GATCTCGAACAAGATCCTGAGTCCAAGACAAGAACCAGCACTGCCGAAGCAATCGAGATCCTCGTGAAGTCTTACAGCTCTTCGGATACCCTGCAGCGTGTCACACGAGAAATAGCGGGGATACATGATTTGGTAATCGAAATGTTGATTAAACCTGGTTCATGTCCGATTTGCGGAGCATGTGAACTCCATGGCTTTTGCTTGCAGGGAGGAGCCTCGGTGAAGAGGAGGAACCAAGCGAGCTTCCTCGTTCAAACGCTTGTGCTCACGAGACGATCCTTCGTGAACATGTACAGGGACTTGGGCTACTACTGGCTGCGATTTGCCATCTACATCGCGCTTTGCCTCTGCGTGGGCAcaatttactttgatgttggccaCGGTTTTGGCTCGATTCAA GCGAAAGGGTCCATGCTCATGTTCACAGCTGCTTTCCTAACCTTCATGGCGATTGGAGGCTTCCCCTCTTTCGTAGAAGACATGAAGGTTGGTTCAAATCCTTCCTCCACAAGCCACTCAGCCTTGAGATCACAGTGCTCACACTTGGTTCTTTTGGGATTCAAACAAGATCTTTGGAAGAGAAAGACTGAACGGGCACTACGGCGTGACTGCCTTCACCGTTGCGAACACGCTCTCCGCCACCCCGTACTTGGCTCTCATCTCCGTGATCCCGGGGGCCATGGCCTACTACTTGGTCGGCCTGCAGAGGGGGGCGGGCCACTTCATCTACTTCGCTCTCGTGCTGTTCATGTGCATGATGCTGGTGGAGGGGTTGATGATGATGGTGGCGAGCGTCGTCCCGGACTTTCTCATGGGCATTATTACCGGGGCAGGAATCCAAGGCGTAATGATGCTCAACGGGGGCTTCTGCCCGGCCCGGTATGGCGCTACCCCATGTACTACGTTGCCTTCCACAAGTACGCCAACCAGGGATTCTACAAGAACGAGTTCTTGGGGTTGACCTTTCCCAATGAGCAAGCCAGAGGGCCGCCCACCGTCACCGGAGAATAG
- the LOC103969902 gene encoding ABC transporter G family member 1-like isoform X1, giving the protein MASPSSVPRWTPSPSPGRPRAIADDGFSSGGDDVIFPFGDIPTPPPLVNRSPRHDVQHVTEEVGNGSLVGHGVFRDAGESKQGVFLTWENLWVSASDRKGRRASILRGITGYARPGEVLAIMGPSGCGKSTLLDALAGRLGSGVSQKGEILINAQKQKLAFGASVQSFNRSLMFFVLPSQFLDHSGEVLFLPQAYVTQEDVLMTTLTVREAVYYSAQLQLPDSMTRSEKRERAEATMREMGLEDAADTRIGGWAFKGISGGQKRRVSICIELLTRPQLLYLDEPTSGLDSAASYHVMSRIARLARREIMTVVAAVHQPSSEVFDLFHGLCLLAYGETVFFGPASTANEFFAVHAFPCPPLTNPSDHYLRTINKDFDTDLEQDPESKTRTSTAEAIEILVKSYSSSDTLQRVTREIAGIHDLVIEMLIKPGSCPICGACELHGFCLQGGASVKRRNQASFLVQTLVLTRRSFVNMYRDLGYYWLRFAIYIALCLCVGTIYFDVGHGFGSIQVMSTPRQACLRTYKLMVIPSYMLQAKGSMLMFTAAFLTFMAIGGFPSFVEDMKVGSNPSSTSHSALRSQCSHLVLLGFKQDLWKRKTERALRRDCLHRCEHALRHPVLGSHLRDPGGHGLLLGRPAEGGGPLHLLRSRAVHVHDAGGGVDDDGGERRPGLSHGHYYRGRNPRRNDAQRGLLPGPVWRYPMYYVAFHKYANQGFYKNEFLGLTFPNEQARGPPTVTGE; this is encoded by the exons ATGGCTTCCCCTTCGAGCGTGCCCAGATGGACTCCAAGTCCAAGCCCAGGCCGGCCGCGAGCCATCGCCGACGATGGCTTCAGCTCCGGCGGCGACGATGTCATCTTTCCGTTCGGTGACATTCCCACTCCACCACCTCTGGTGAACCGGAGTCCTCGTCACGACGTCCAGCACGTAACAGAGGAGGTAGGAAACGGAAGCCTTGTGGGCCACGGGGTTTTCCGTGACGCCGGCGAGAGCAAACAAGGCGTTTTCCTCACCTGGGAAAATCTGTGGGTATCGGCGTCGGATCGCAAAGGGAGGCGTGCTTCGATCCTTCGTGGGATCACTGGGTACGCCCGTCCTGGCGAGGTCTTGGCCATAATGGGACCTTCCGGTTGCGGCAAGTCCACCCTTCTCGATGCATTAGCAG GACGATTGGGATCTGGAGTGAGTCAAAAAGGAGAAATCTTGATCAATGCCCAGAAGCAGAAACTCGCCTTCGGGGCCTCGGTACAGAGCTTTAATCGAAGCCTTATGTTCTTTGTTCTTCCATCTCAGTTCTTAGACCATTCCGGTGAAGTGCTGTTCCTCCCTCAGGCTTATGTCACCCAAGAAGATGTGCTCATGACCACGCTAACGGTACGAGAGGCCGTGTACTACTCGGCGCAGCTGCAGCTGCCGGACTCCATGACGAGGTCCGAGAAGAGGGAGAGAGCGGAGGCGACGATGCGGGAGATGGGGCTGGAAGACGCCGCGGACACGAGAATCGGAGGATGGGCCTTCAAGGGCATCAGCGGCGGCCAGAAGAGGAGAGTCAGCATCTGCATCGAGCTCCTGACGCGCCCTCAGCTGCTGTACCTCGACGAGCCCACGAGCGGGCTCGATAGCGCTGCGTCGTACCATGTCATGAGCCGCATCGCGAGGCTCGCTCGACGCGAGATTATGACGGTGGTGGCGGCCGTTCACCAGCCGAGCAGCGAGGTGTTCGACCTCTTCCATGGCCTCTGCCTCCTGGCCTACGGCGAGACCGTCTTCTTCGGCCCAGCTTCCACTGCTAATGAG TTCTTTGCTGTGCACGCCTTCCCCTGTCCTCCGCTGACAAATCCTTCCGATCACTATCTTAGGACGATCAACAAAGATTTCGACACG GATCTCGAACAAGATCCTGAGTCCAAGACAAGAACCAGCACTGCCGAAGCAATCGAGATCCTCGTGAAGTCTTACAGCTCTTCGGATACCCTGCAGCGTGTCACACGAGAAATAGCGGGGATACATGATTTGGTAATCGAAATGTTGATTAAACCTGGTTCATGTCCGATTTGCGGAGCATGTGAACTCCATGGCTTTTGCTTGCAGGGAGGAGCCTCGGTGAAGAGGAGGAACCAAGCGAGCTTCCTCGTTCAAACGCTTGTGCTCACGAGACGATCCTTCGTGAACATGTACAGGGACTTGGGCTACTACTGGCTGCGATTTGCCATCTACATCGCGCTTTGCCTCTGCGTGGGCAcaatttactttgatgttggccaCGGTTTTGGCTCGATTCAAGTAATGTCCACTCCTCGACAAGCGTGTTTAAGAACCTATAAGCTCATGGTCATTCCCTCGTACATGTTGCAGGCGAAAGGGTCCATGCTCATGTTCACAGCTGCTTTCCTAACCTTCATGGCGATTGGAGGCTTCCCCTCTTTCGTAGAAGACATGAAGGTTGGTTCAAATCCTTCCTCCACAAGCCACTCAGCCTTGAGATCACAGTGCTCACACTTGGTTCTTTTGGGATTCAAACAAGATCTTTGGAAGAGAAAGACTGAACGGGCACTACGGCGTGACTGCCTTCACCGTTGCGAACACGCTCTCCGCCACCCCGTACTTGGCTCTCATCTCCGTGATCCCGGGGGCCATGGCCTACTACTTGGTCGGCCTGCAGAGGGGGGCGGGCCACTTCATCTACTTCGCTCTCGTGCTGTTCATGTGCATGATGCTGGTGGAGGGGTTGATGATGATGGTGGCGAGCGTCGTCCCGGACTTTCTCATGGGCATTATTACCGGGGCAGGAATCCAAGGCGTAATGATGCTCAACGGGGGCTTCTGCCCGGCCCGGTATGGCGCTACCCCATGTACTACGTTGCCTTCCACAAGTACGCCAACCAGGGATTCTACAAGAACGAGTTCTTGGGGTTGACCTTTCCCAATGAGCAAGCCAGAGGGCCGCCCACCGTCACCGGAGAATAG
- the LOC103969902 gene encoding ABC transporter G family member 1-like isoform X3, giving the protein MASPSSVPRWTPSPSPGRPRAIADDGFSSGGDDVIFPFGDIPTPPPLVNRSPRHDVQHVTEEVGNGSLVGHGVFRDAGESKQGVFLTWENLWVSASDRKGRRASILRGITGYARPGEVLAIMGPSGCGKSTLLDALAGRLGSGVSQKGEILINAQKQKLAFGASVQSFNRSLMFFVLPSQFLDHSGEVLFLPQAYVTQEDVLMTTLTVREAVYYSAQLQLPDSMTRSEKRERAEATMREMGLEDAADTRIGGWAFKGISGGQKRRVSICIELLTRPQLLYLDEPTSGLDSAASYHVMSRIARLARREIMTVVAAVHQPSSEVFDLFHGLCLLAYGETVFFGPASTANEFFAVHAFPCPPLTNPSDHYLRTINKDFDTDLEQDPESKTRTSTAEAIEILVKSYSSSDTLQRVTREIAGIHDLGGASVKRRNQASFLVQTLVLTRRSFVNMYRDLGYYWLRFAIYIALCLCVGTIYFDVGHGFGSIQVMSTPRQACLRTYKLMVIPSYMLQAKGSMLMFTAAFLTFMAIGGFPSFVEDMKVGSNPSSTSHSALRSQCSHLVLLGFKQDLWKRKTERALRRDCLHRCEHALRHPVLGSHLRDPGGHGLLLGRPAEGGGPLHLLRSRAVHVHDAGGGVDDDGGERRPGLSHGHYYRGRNPRRNDAQRGLLPGPVWRYPMYYVAFHKYANQGFYKNEFLGLTFPNEQARGPPTVTGE; this is encoded by the exons ATGGCTTCCCCTTCGAGCGTGCCCAGATGGACTCCAAGTCCAAGCCCAGGCCGGCCGCGAGCCATCGCCGACGATGGCTTCAGCTCCGGCGGCGACGATGTCATCTTTCCGTTCGGTGACATTCCCACTCCACCACCTCTGGTGAACCGGAGTCCTCGTCACGACGTCCAGCACGTAACAGAGGAGGTAGGAAACGGAAGCCTTGTGGGCCACGGGGTTTTCCGTGACGCCGGCGAGAGCAAACAAGGCGTTTTCCTCACCTGGGAAAATCTGTGGGTATCGGCGTCGGATCGCAAAGGGAGGCGTGCTTCGATCCTTCGTGGGATCACTGGGTACGCCCGTCCTGGCGAGGTCTTGGCCATAATGGGACCTTCCGGTTGCGGCAAGTCCACCCTTCTCGATGCATTAGCAG GACGATTGGGATCTGGAGTGAGTCAAAAAGGAGAAATCTTGATCAATGCCCAGAAGCAGAAACTCGCCTTCGGGGCCTCGGTACAGAGCTTTAATCGAAGCCTTATGTTCTTTGTTCTTCCATCTCAGTTCTTAGACCATTCCGGTGAAGTGCTGTTCCTCCCTCAGGCTTATGTCACCCAAGAAGATGTGCTCATGACCACGCTAACGGTACGAGAGGCCGTGTACTACTCGGCGCAGCTGCAGCTGCCGGACTCCATGACGAGGTCCGAGAAGAGGGAGAGAGCGGAGGCGACGATGCGGGAGATGGGGCTGGAAGACGCCGCGGACACGAGAATCGGAGGATGGGCCTTCAAGGGCATCAGCGGCGGCCAGAAGAGGAGAGTCAGCATCTGCATCGAGCTCCTGACGCGCCCTCAGCTGCTGTACCTCGACGAGCCCACGAGCGGGCTCGATAGCGCTGCGTCGTACCATGTCATGAGCCGCATCGCGAGGCTCGCTCGACGCGAGATTATGACGGTGGTGGCGGCCGTTCACCAGCCGAGCAGCGAGGTGTTCGACCTCTTCCATGGCCTCTGCCTCCTGGCCTACGGCGAGACCGTCTTCTTCGGCCCAGCTTCCACTGCTAATGAG TTCTTTGCTGTGCACGCCTTCCCCTGTCCTCCGCTGACAAATCCTTCCGATCACTATCTTAGGACGATCAACAAAGATTTCGACACG GATCTCGAACAAGATCCTGAGTCCAAGACAAGAACCAGCACTGCCGAAGCAATCGAGATCCTCGTGAAGTCTTACAGCTCTTCGGATACCCTGCAGCGTGTCACACGAGAAATAGCGGGGATACATGATTTG GGAGGAGCCTCGGTGAAGAGGAGGAACCAAGCGAGCTTCCTCGTTCAAACGCTTGTGCTCACGAGACGATCCTTCGTGAACATGTACAGGGACTTGGGCTACTACTGGCTGCGATTTGCCATCTACATCGCGCTTTGCCTCTGCGTGGGCAcaatttactttgatgttggccaCGGTTTTGGCTCGATTCAAGTAATGTCCACTCCTCGACAAGCGTGTTTAAGAACCTATAAGCTCATGGTCATTCCCTCGTACATGTTGCAGGCGAAAGGGTCCATGCTCATGTTCACAGCTGCTTTCCTAACCTTCATGGCGATTGGAGGCTTCCCCTCTTTCGTAGAAGACATGAAGGTTGGTTCAAATCCTTCCTCCACAAGCCACTCAGCCTTGAGATCACAGTGCTCACACTTGGTTCTTTTGGGATTCAAACAAGATCTTTGGAAGAGAAAGACTGAACGGGCACTACGGCGTGACTGCCTTCACCGTTGCGAACACGCTCTCCGCCACCCCGTACTTGGCTCTCATCTCCGTGATCCCGGGGGCCATGGCCTACTACTTGGTCGGCCTGCAGAGGGGGGCGGGCCACTTCATCTACTTCGCTCTCGTGCTGTTCATGTGCATGATGCTGGTGGAGGGGTTGATGATGATGGTGGCGAGCGTCGTCCCGGACTTTCTCATGGGCATTATTACCGGGGCAGGAATCCAAGGCGTAATGATGCTCAACGGGGGCTTCTGCCCGGCCCGGTATGGCGCTACCCCATGTACTACGTTGCCTTCCACAAGTACGCCAACCAGGGATTCTACAAGAACGAGTTCTTGGGGTTGACCTTTCCCAATGAGCAAGCCAGAGGGCCGCCCACCGTCACCGGAGAATAG
- the LOC103969902 gene encoding ABC transporter G family member 1-like isoform X5: MASPSSVPRWTPSPSPGRPRAIADDGFSSGGDDVIFPFGDIPTPPPLVNRSPRHDVQHVTEEVGNGSLVGHGVFRDAGESKQGVFLTWENLWVSASDRKGRRASILRGITGYARPGEVLAIMGPSGCGKSTLLDALAGRLGSGVSQKGEILINAQKQKLAFGASVQSFNRSLMFFVLPSQFLDHSGEVLFLPQAYVTQEDVLMTTLTVREAVYYSAQLQLPDSMTRSEKRERAEATMREMGLEDAADTRIGGWAFKGISGGQKRRVSICIELLTRPQLLYLDEPTSGLDSAASYHVMSRIARLARREIMTVVAAVHQPSSEVFDLFHGLCLLAYGETVFFGPASTANEFFAVHAFPCPPLTNPSDHYLRTINKDFDTDLEQDPESKTRTSTAEAIEILVKSYSSSDTLQRVTREIAGIHDLVIEMLIKPGSCPICGACELHGFCLQGGASVKRRNQASFLVQTLVLTRRSFVNMYRDLGYYWLRFAIYIALCLCVGTIYFDVGHGFGSIQVMSTPRQACLRTYKLMVIPSYMLQAKGSMLMFTAAFLTFMAIGGFPSFVEDMKIFGRERLNGHYGVTAFTVANTLSATPYLALISVIPGAMAYYLVGLQRGAGHFIYFALVLFMCMMLVEGLMMMVASVVPDFLMGIITGAGIQGVMMLNGGFCPARYGATPCTTLPSTSTPTRDSTRTSSWG, translated from the exons ATGGCTTCCCCTTCGAGCGTGCCCAGATGGACTCCAAGTCCAAGCCCAGGCCGGCCGCGAGCCATCGCCGACGATGGCTTCAGCTCCGGCGGCGACGATGTCATCTTTCCGTTCGGTGACATTCCCACTCCACCACCTCTGGTGAACCGGAGTCCTCGTCACGACGTCCAGCACGTAACAGAGGAGGTAGGAAACGGAAGCCTTGTGGGCCACGGGGTTTTCCGTGACGCCGGCGAGAGCAAACAAGGCGTTTTCCTCACCTGGGAAAATCTGTGGGTATCGGCGTCGGATCGCAAAGGGAGGCGTGCTTCGATCCTTCGTGGGATCACTGGGTACGCCCGTCCTGGCGAGGTCTTGGCCATAATGGGACCTTCCGGTTGCGGCAAGTCCACCCTTCTCGATGCATTAGCAG GACGATTGGGATCTGGAGTGAGTCAAAAAGGAGAAATCTTGATCAATGCCCAGAAGCAGAAACTCGCCTTCGGGGCCTCGGTACAGAGCTTTAATCGAAGCCTTATGTTCTTTGTTCTTCCATCTCAGTTCTTAGACCATTCCGGTGAAGTGCTGTTCCTCCCTCAGGCTTATGTCACCCAAGAAGATGTGCTCATGACCACGCTAACGGTACGAGAGGCCGTGTACTACTCGGCGCAGCTGCAGCTGCCGGACTCCATGACGAGGTCCGAGAAGAGGGAGAGAGCGGAGGCGACGATGCGGGAGATGGGGCTGGAAGACGCCGCGGACACGAGAATCGGAGGATGGGCCTTCAAGGGCATCAGCGGCGGCCAGAAGAGGAGAGTCAGCATCTGCATCGAGCTCCTGACGCGCCCTCAGCTGCTGTACCTCGACGAGCCCACGAGCGGGCTCGATAGCGCTGCGTCGTACCATGTCATGAGCCGCATCGCGAGGCTCGCTCGACGCGAGATTATGACGGTGGTGGCGGCCGTTCACCAGCCGAGCAGCGAGGTGTTCGACCTCTTCCATGGCCTCTGCCTCCTGGCCTACGGCGAGACCGTCTTCTTCGGCCCAGCTTCCACTGCTAATGAG TTCTTTGCTGTGCACGCCTTCCCCTGTCCTCCGCTGACAAATCCTTCCGATCACTATCTTAGGACGATCAACAAAGATTTCGACACG GATCTCGAACAAGATCCTGAGTCCAAGACAAGAACCAGCACTGCCGAAGCAATCGAGATCCTCGTGAAGTCTTACAGCTCTTCGGATACCCTGCAGCGTGTCACACGAGAAATAGCGGGGATACATGATTTGGTAATCGAAATGTTGATTAAACCTGGTTCATGTCCGATTTGCGGAGCATGTGAACTCCATGGCTTTTGCTTGCAGGGAGGAGCCTCGGTGAAGAGGAGGAACCAAGCGAGCTTCCTCGTTCAAACGCTTGTGCTCACGAGACGATCCTTCGTGAACATGTACAGGGACTTGGGCTACTACTGGCTGCGATTTGCCATCTACATCGCGCTTTGCCTCTGCGTGGGCAcaatttactttgatgttggccaCGGTTTTGGCTCGATTCAAGTAATGTCCACTCCTCGACAAGCGTGTTTAAGAACCTATAAGCTCATGGTCATTCCCTCGTACATGTTGCAGGCGAAAGGGTCCATGCTCATGTTCACAGCTGCTTTCCTAACCTTCATGGCGATTGGAGGCTTCCCCTCTTTCGTAGAAGACATGAAG ATCTTTGGAAGAGAAAGACTGAACGGGCACTACGGCGTGACTGCCTTCACCGTTGCGAACACGCTCTCCGCCACCCCGTACTTGGCTCTCATCTCCGTGATCCCGGGGGCCATGGCCTACTACTTGGTCGGCCTGCAGAGGGGGGCGGGCCACTTCATCTACTTCGCTCTCGTGCTGTTCATGTGCATGATGCTGGTGGAGGGGTTGATGATGATGGTGGCGAGCGTCGTCCCGGACTTTCTCATGGGCATTATTACCGGGGCAGGAATCCAAGGCGTAATGATGCTCAACGGGGGCTTCTGCCCGGCCCGGTATGGCGCTACCCCATGTACTACGTTGCCTTCCACAAGTACGCCAACCAGGGATTCTACAAGAACGAGTTCTTGGGGTTGA